Proteins found in one Planctomycetes bacterium MalM25 genomic segment:
- a CDS encoding DNA-binding transcriptional response regulator has translation MAKTKTQAAAGPPIRVLVVDNDEAHAEAMGESLSKIGYACDVTHSGAEASALMEKGDYEIVVTDLVMPGGSGGLEVLAEARERLPEAEVILVTGHGTIESAVEAMRRGAFNYLLKPLDLAQLRAVVDNAARSQHLRRANAELRKRLDEKFGFEGVVGESEAMRGVIERLSRIAPTDATVLIQGDTGAGKELVAQAIHQNSPRKTRPFVALNCGALSENILESELFGHIKGAFTDASHDRVGKFEYADGGTLFLDEVGDMPLPTQIKLLRVLESGEITRVGSNEAKKVDVRILSATNRDLENAIAEGTFREDLYHRLKVVTVRLPKLIERREDIPLLIEHFLRLHSKRHHKKVKSVSSAARRRLMAYDWPGNVRELKNAIESMVVVDMDGVLDLDDLPEQFTSHAGDDAVDAAPAGGSLAELVGKTMSDLEGLFIAETLKVTGGNREEAAKMLGIGERTLYRKIKEYELN, from the coding sequence ATGGCGAAGACGAAGACCCAAGCCGCCGCCGGCCCGCCGATCCGCGTGCTGGTGGTCGATAACGACGAAGCGCACGCCGAGGCGATGGGCGAATCGCTCTCGAAGATCGGCTACGCCTGCGACGTGACCCACAGCGGCGCCGAGGCCTCGGCCCTCATGGAGAAGGGGGACTACGAGATTGTGGTCACCGACCTGGTCATGCCGGGCGGGTCGGGCGGTCTGGAGGTCCTCGCCGAGGCGCGGGAGCGGCTGCCCGAGGCGGAGGTGATCCTCGTCACGGGGCACGGCACAATCGAGTCGGCCGTCGAGGCGATGCGCCGCGGGGCGTTCAACTACCTGCTCAAGCCGCTCGACCTGGCCCAACTAAGAGCCGTGGTCGACAACGCGGCCCGCAGTCAGCACCTCCGCCGGGCGAACGCCGAGCTGCGGAAGCGGCTCGACGAGAAGTTTGGCTTCGAGGGCGTGGTCGGCGAGAGCGAGGCGATGCGGGGCGTGATCGAGCGGCTCAGCCGCATCGCCCCGACCGACGCCACCGTCCTCATCCAAGGCGACACCGGCGCCGGCAAGGAGCTGGTCGCGCAGGCGATCCACCAAAACAGTCCCCGCAAGACGCGGCCCTTCGTCGCGCTGAACTGCGGCGCGCTGAGCGAGAACATTCTCGAGAGCGAGCTGTTCGGGCACATCAAGGGCGCGTTCACCGACGCGTCGCACGACCGGGTCGGCAAGTTCGAGTACGCCGACGGCGGCACGCTCTTCCTCGACGAGGTGGGCGACATGCCGCTGCCCACGCAGATCAAGCTGCTGCGCGTGCTCGAGTCGGGCGAGATCACACGGGTCGGCAGCAACGAAGCGAAGAAGGTCGATGTCCGCATCCTGTCGGCGACCAACCGCGACCTGGAGAACGCCATCGCCGAGGGGACGTTCCGCGAGGACCTCTACCACCGGCTAAAGGTCGTGACCGTCCGGCTGCCCAAGCTGATCGAACGCCGCGAGGACATTCCGCTCTTGATCGAGCACTTCCTCAGGCTGCACAGCAAGCGGCACCACAAGAAGGTGAAGAGCGTCTCGTCCGCCGCCCGCCGACGGCTGATGGCGTACGACTGGCCGGGCAACGTCCGCGAGCTGAAGAACGCGATCGAGAGCATGGTGGTCGTCGATATGGACGGCGTCCTCGACCTGGACGACCTGCCCGAGCAGTTCACCAGCCACGCCGGCGACGACGCCGTGGACGCCGCCCCCGCGGGGGGCTCGCTCGCCGAGCTGGTCGGCAAGACGATGTCCGACCTCGAGGGCCTCTTCATCGCCGAGACCCTCAAGGTCACCGGCGGCAACCGTGAAGAGGCCGCCAAGATGCTCGGCATCGGCGAGCGGACTTTGTACCGGAAGATCAAAGAGTACGAGTTGAATTGA
- the mutL gene encoding DNA mismatch repair protein MutL, translated as MANIKPLPPLVVNQIAAGEVVERPASVVKELLENAIDSGAGRIDVAIEQGGAALVRVVDDGCGIAAEQLPLAVTNHATSKIASADELFRVGTLGFRGEALASIASVSRFTIRSHREGEDGAELIVNGGQTEGVTPAGCPIGTTVEVRDLFYNTPVRRKYLRTAQTESGHVSEAFARVALAHPGVHFTLTHNGRLLHDLPPCPASPETGSPETGEDTAWRKRIGLLFGEDLAAALIAVESHDEREEGTVRLSGFVADPTQSRSHARMQYLLVNGRAIRDRSLQHALGEAYRGLLLTGRKPICFLRLQMPPALVDVNVHPQKLEVRFSDSGPLYSQLLGTLRSRFLAADLRAGVPDSSSSEADDGGHAGDAGELVAWAKQGLSDRQRRFDEAGSSATPHAPASSPGSAPDFKPFPSAGEPLSMHRFDAARHTAPAASVATAPQRVAAEPDGALAEPAPPPAALQLHNRYLVVETEVGLEVIDQHALHERVLYEQLRTRVLAGPLETQKLLVPEPVDLTPAEAAAVLENTELLKSIGLEVQPFGGDTVLVASFPAMLRRLTPADTLRELAAQLVEAGTAPDTRGASQSVVDDLLALMSCKAAVKYGDPLTPEEITALLAARPETENHHHCPHGRPTSLVFTREELDRRFQRI; from the coding sequence ATGGCGAACATCAAACCCTTGCCACCCTTGGTGGTGAATCAGATCGCCGCGGGCGAGGTCGTGGAGCGTCCGGCGAGTGTCGTCAAGGAGCTGCTCGAGAACGCCATCGACTCGGGCGCGGGGCGGATCGACGTGGCGATCGAGCAGGGGGGCGCGGCGCTCGTGCGGGTCGTTGACGACGGCTGCGGGATCGCCGCGGAGCAGCTCCCGCTGGCGGTCACGAACCACGCCACCAGCAAGATCGCTTCGGCCGACGAGCTCTTCCGCGTCGGCACGCTCGGCTTCCGGGGCGAGGCGCTCGCGTCGATCGCGTCGGTCAGCCGGTTCACCATCCGCAGCCATCGTGAAGGCGAGGACGGAGCGGAGCTGATCGTGAACGGCGGCCAGACCGAGGGGGTCACCCCCGCCGGCTGCCCGATCGGCACGACGGTCGAGGTCCGCGACCTCTTCTACAACACGCCGGTCCGGCGGAAGTACCTGCGGACCGCGCAGACCGAGTCGGGGCACGTCTCCGAGGCGTTCGCGCGGGTTGCGCTCGCCCACCCCGGCGTCCACTTCACGCTGACGCACAACGGCCGCCTGCTGCACGACCTCCCCCCCTGTCCCGCCTCTCCTGAAACGGGCTCACCGGAGACCGGCGAGGACACGGCGTGGCGGAAACGGATCGGCCTGCTGTTCGGCGAGGACCTGGCGGCGGCGTTGATCGCCGTCGAGAGCCACGACGAGCGTGAAGAGGGGACGGTGCGATTGAGCGGTTTCGTTGCGGACCCGACGCAGAGTCGCTCGCACGCGCGGATGCAGTACCTGCTGGTCAACGGCCGCGCGATCCGCGACCGCTCGCTCCAGCACGCCCTCGGCGAAGCGTACCGTGGTCTGCTGCTCACGGGGCGTAAACCGATCTGCTTCCTCCGGTTGCAGATGCCGCCGGCCCTGGTCGACGTGAACGTCCACCCGCAGAAGCTCGAGGTCCGTTTCTCCGACTCGGGTCCGCTCTACAGCCAGCTGCTCGGCACGCTCCGATCGAGATTCCTCGCTGCCGACCTCCGCGCCGGCGTCCCCGATAGCTCATCGTCCGAAGCCGACGATGGCGGGCACGCGGGTGATGCTGGCGAGCTCGTCGCTTGGGCGAAGCAGGGGCTCTCCGATCGGCAACGCCGCTTCGACGAAGCGGGATCGTCCGCCACACCGCACGCGCCCGCCTCCTCTCCCGGCTCGGCGCCCGATTTCAAGCCCTTCCCGTCGGCTGGTGAGCCGCTGTCGATGCACCGCTTCGATGCCGCGCGGCACACGGCCCCCGCGGCGTCGGTCGCCACGGCGCCGCAGCGTGTCGCCGCGGAACCCGACGGGGCGTTGGCGGAGCCCGCTCCCCCCCCCGCCGCGCTGCAGCTGCACAACCGTTACCTCGTCGTTGAGACCGAGGTGGGCCTCGAAGTCATCGACCAGCACGCTCTGCACGAGCGGGTCCTCTACGAGCAGCTGCGGACGCGCGTGCTCGCCGGCCCGCTGGAGACCCAGAAGCTGCTGGTCCCCGAGCCGGTCGATCTGACGCCAGCGGAGGCGGCGGCCGTTCTGGAAAACACGGAGCTGCTGAAATCGATCGGCCTGGAGGTGCAGCCTTTCGGCGGGGACACGGTGCTGGTCGCCTCGTTCCCGGCGATGCTACGGCGGCTGACGCCGGCCGATACGCTGCGGGAGCTCGCCGCGCAGCTCGTCGAAGCGGGCACGGCGCCCGACACCCGCGGGGCGTCGCAGAGCGTGGTCGATGACCTGCTGGCCCTCATGAGCTGCAAGGCGGCGGTCAAGTACGGCGACCCCCTCACGCCCGAAGAGATCACCGCGTTGCTGGCCGCCCGCCCCGAGACCGAGAACCACCACCACTGCCCGCACGGCCGCCCGACGTCGCTCGTTTTCACCCGCGAGGAACTGGATCGCCGTTTCCAGCGGATATAA
- the aroE_1 gene encoding Shikimate dehydrogenase, protein MICVAIGRSRHKHMLAEHKHLAEQGAQLVELRLDYISTRVNLHRLLSDRPTPVICTYRREQDGGKFAGTEEQRMMMIREAIALGVDYIDIEEDIADKVPRYGKTKRIISYHNFRKTPDDLEELHARMASMDADVIKLATMAQRPHDNVRMLELIKNSEVPTAGMCMGDIGTPSRILGAKFGAPFTYATFHHERALAPGQLSYQQMNEVYGYERITADTDVYGVVADPVAHSLSPQIHNAAFHKSDTNAVYLPFRVPADSLAEFVSDAPKLGLKGLSVTIPHKEAIASHLTKVDPAAKGIAAVNTVVLRDGEIIGYNTDYKAAIDALEVGLMPPGEKPIPGSGSRLSGKRVLVLGAGGVSRALLYGLQKRGASTIVASRTKERAEKLAKEFGGRAVEWAARHNMDADVLVNGTPIGMHPNVDESPFNKAHLKPSLVVFDTVYNPESTLLVKEAREHGCRIVTGVEMFVGQAELQYRLFTGADAPEGVMRETLKRAIGPVKY, encoded by the coding sequence ATGATCTGCGTCGCGATCGGTCGCAGCCGGCACAAGCACATGCTGGCGGAGCACAAGCACCTTGCCGAGCAGGGCGCGCAGCTCGTCGAGCTGCGGCTCGACTACATCAGCACCCGAGTGAACCTGCACCGCCTGCTGTCCGATCGCCCCACGCCGGTGATCTGCACGTACCGGCGTGAGCAGGACGGCGGCAAGTTCGCCGGCACCGAAGAGCAGCGGATGATGATGATCCGCGAGGCGATCGCCCTGGGCGTCGATTACATCGACATCGAAGAGGACATCGCCGACAAGGTCCCGCGCTACGGCAAGACCAAGCGGATCATCAGCTACCACAACTTCCGAAAAACCCCGGACGATCTTGAAGAGTTGCACGCCCGCATGGCGTCGATGGACGCGGACGTCATCAAGCTGGCGACCATGGCGCAGCGCCCGCACGACAACGTGCGGATGCTGGAGCTCATCAAGAACTCGGAAGTGCCCACCGCCGGCATGTGCATGGGCGACATCGGCACGCCTTCGCGGATCCTCGGGGCCAAGTTCGGCGCACCGTTCACGTACGCGACGTTCCACCACGAGCGGGCCCTCGCCCCGGGGCAGCTCAGCTACCAGCAGATGAACGAGGTGTACGGCTACGAGCGGATCACCGCCGACACGGACGTCTACGGCGTGGTGGCCGACCCGGTGGCTCACAGCCTCAGCCCACAGATCCACAACGCCGCGTTCCATAAATCGGACACGAACGCCGTCTACCTGCCCTTCCGCGTTCCGGCCGACTCGCTGGCCGAGTTCGTCTCGGACGCGCCGAAGCTTGGATTGAAGGGGTTGAGCGTCACGATCCCCCACAAGGAGGCGATCGCCTCCCACCTGACGAAGGTCGATCCGGCCGCCAAGGGGATCGCCGCGGTCAACACGGTCGTCCTCCGCGATGGCGAGATCATCGGCTACAACACCGACTACAAGGCGGCGATCGACGCCTTGGAGGTCGGCCTGATGCCGCCCGGCGAGAAGCCGATCCCGGGAAGCGGGAGCCGCCTCTCCGGCAAGCGGGTGCTCGTGCTCGGCGCCGGCGGGGTGTCGCGGGCGCTCCTGTATGGTCTTCAGAAGCGGGGCGCCTCGACGATCGTCGCCAGCCGCACGAAGGAACGCGCCGAGAAGCTCGCCAAGGAGTTCGGCGGCCGCGCCGTCGAGTGGGCCGCCCGCCACAACATGGACGCCGACGTGCTGGTCAACGGCACGCCGATCGGCATGCACCCGAACGTCGACGAATCGCCCTTCAACAAGGCGCACCTGAAGCCCTCGCTCGTGGTGTTCGACACGGTCTACAACCCCGAGTCGACCCTCCTGGTCAAAGAGGCCCGCGAGCACGGCTGTCGCATCGTGACGGGGGTCGAGATGTTCGTCGGTCAGGCGGAGCTGCAATACCGGCTGTTCACTGGCGCAGACGCCCCCGAGGGGGTCATGCGCGAGACTCTCAAGCGGGCCATCGGGCCGGTGAAGTACTAG
- the aroL gene encoding Shikimate kinase 2 — protein sequence MGYRGCGKSTVARLLAERLDWQAIDSDDEIEHEAGVSIAEMFATQGEPAFRDLEERVVARLAQREKTVVALGGGAVLREETRDRLGAAGPVVWLTASAETLAARIAGDASSADRRPSLTGQSGAAGLGEVERVLAEREPIYRDCATVAMDADGRTPAAIADEIAAWLQGG from the coding sequence ATGGGATACCGTGGCTGCGGTAAGAGCACCGTCGCGCGATTGCTGGCGGAGCGACTCGACTGGCAGGCGATCGACTCGGACGACGAGATCGAGCACGAGGCGGGCGTCAGCATCGCCGAGATGTTCGCAACGCAAGGGGAGCCCGCGTTCCGCGACCTCGAAGAGCGTGTCGTCGCCCGGCTTGCGCAGCGCGAGAAGACGGTCGTCGCCCTCGGGGGCGGAGCCGTGCTGCGGGAAGAGACCCGCGACCGCCTCGGTGCGGCGGGACCGGTCGTCTGGCTCACCGCTTCGGCCGAGACCCTGGCAGCCCGCATCGCGGGCGACGCCTCCTCCGCCGACCGACGACCCAGCCTGACCGGACAATCCGGCGCCGCGGGTCTGGGAGAAGTCGAGCGGGTGTTGGCCGAACGGGAGCCGATTTACCGAGACTGTGCTACCGTTGCGATGGACGCCGACGGCCGCACACCCGCGGCAATCGCCGACGAAATCGCCGCCTGGCTGCAGGGCGGATAG
- the outO gene encoding Type 4 prepilin-like proteins leader peptide-processing enzyme has translation MIDTLIFIVAALVASLANAATYEWAWNRRRISPWQPTPEGVARRSWLDCLPIVGWVRLRRDAGALGAGFWVRPMVVEALFAVAMVGLFAWEVEHRGLITPQEPLATTALALSSPWQGYLLHFVLAGLMLVATLIDLDEKTIPDQITVPGMLIALLLATLFPYGHLPNVEERLFRPAVAEPLKPLKGPPLVGVEGAPIYVEPTHVNAPNEWPTSLDGGQQNHRSLLLGLGCFGLWCFALTPRYWRTRRGVLFGLVVLLRRAARELRLRPLREILIGGVLAITCVWFTGGAAWQGLLTALVGMVVSGAMVWAVRIVGSAALGREAMGFGDVTLMFMVGAFLGWQAGLTIFFLAPFAALIIGLLQLVLRREDEIPYGPFLCLAAAFVVVRWGDVWRAGEVYFSMGAVLPVVLVVCLGMLGVLLAIWRQFKLRVLGISEDWDDEVDPA, from the coding sequence GTGATCGACACACTGATCTTTATCGTCGCCGCGCTGGTCGCTTCGCTCGCGAACGCGGCGACCTACGAGTGGGCCTGGAACCGCCGGCGGATCAGCCCCTGGCAGCCGACGCCCGAGGGCGTGGCGCGACGCTCCTGGCTCGATTGCTTGCCGATCGTTGGCTGGGTCCGACTCCGCCGCGACGCGGGCGCGCTGGGCGCCGGTTTTTGGGTCCGGCCGATGGTGGTCGAGGCCCTCTTCGCGGTGGCGATGGTGGGGCTCTTCGCTTGGGAGGTCGAGCACCGCGGCCTCATCACCCCTCAAGAGCCCCTCGCCACGACCGCCTTGGCGTTGTCGAGCCCGTGGCAGGGCTACCTGCTGCACTTCGTGCTCGCCGGGCTGATGCTCGTAGCGACGCTGATCGACCTCGACGAGAAGACAATCCCCGACCAGATCACCGTGCCGGGCATGTTGATTGCCTTGTTGCTGGCGACCTTGTTCCCCTATGGGCACCTGCCCAACGTTGAAGAACGCCTCTTCCGCCCGGCGGTCGCCGAGCCGCTCAAGCCGCTCAAGGGGCCGCCCCTCGTCGGCGTCGAGGGGGCGCCGATCTATGTCGAGCCGACCCACGTCAACGCCCCCAACGAATGGCCGACCAGCCTCGACGGCGGTCAGCAGAACCATCGCTCGCTGCTGCTCGGCCTCGGCTGCTTCGGTCTCTGGTGCTTCGCCCTCACGCCCCGCTACTGGCGGACACGGCGGGGCGTGCTGTTCGGGCTGGTCGTCCTGCTGCGGCGCGCGGCGCGCGAACTCCGCCTACGACCGCTGCGTGAGATCCTCATCGGGGGCGTGCTGGCGATCACCTGCGTCTGGTTCACCGGCGGGGCGGCGTGGCAGGGGCTGCTGACGGCGCTGGTGGGGATGGTCGTGTCGGGCGCGATGGTGTGGGCCGTGCGGATCGTTGGCTCGGCAGCCCTAGGGCGCGAGGCGATGGGGTTCGGCGACGTGACCCTCATGTTCATGGTCGGCGCGTTCCTCGGCTGGCAGGCGGGGCTGACGATCTTCTTTCTGGCGCCCTTCGCCGCGCTGATCATCGGCCTGCTGCAGCTCGTGCTGCGGCGTGAGGACGAGATCCCGTACGGCCCGTTCCTCTGCCTGGCGGCGGCGTTCGTGGTCGTCCGCTGGGGCGACGTCTGGCGTGCGGGCGAGGTTTACTTCTCGATGGGCGCGGTCCTTCCGGTGGTGCTGGTTGTGTGCCTCGGCATGCTGGGGGTGCTGCTGGCGATCTGGCGACAATTCAAGCTGCGGGTGCTGGGGATAAGCGAAGATTGGGACGACGAAGTCGATCCCGCCTGA
- the yiaD gene encoding putative lipoprotein YiaD precursor, translated as MPPRSVRLLLVCLSLMATGCGRVVFRPDDAVAGQPQPVTLTYDQQQQIAQREQEMQRRADQLDRDNQELETMLAQSRQQVQLLGDQITATQGQLRSASEQLAASQTDNSQLRERTEELLASNERQTRTIGFAPNSSLLEPIRLRNLPGVEVRQDGDVIRVALPADQVFYTASAQMQPTGERLTATVATQLAEAYPDHRIGIEGHTDGAPISSPQHPSSHHLSVAQATAVYDALRRTGMPAAQMFVIGHGSNHPLVSNATEAGRQKNRRLEMVVYPETVRRR; from the coding sequence ATGCCGCCCCGTTCGGTCCGTCTGTTGCTCGTCTGCCTGTCGCTCATGGCGACCGGGTGCGGGCGTGTCGTTTTTAGGCCCGACGACGCGGTCGCGGGTCAGCCGCAGCCGGTCACGCTCACCTACGACCAGCAGCAGCAGATCGCCCAGCGCGAGCAGGAGATGCAACGTCGGGCCGATCAGCTCGACCGCGACAACCAAGAGCTCGAAACGATGCTCGCCCAGTCGCGTCAGCAGGTGCAGCTGCTCGGAGATCAAATCACGGCAACCCAGGGGCAACTCCGCTCCGCCAGCGAGCAGCTCGCCGCCTCGCAGACCGATAACTCGCAGCTCCGCGAACGGACCGAAGAACTGCTCGCCTCGAACGAGCGTCAAACACGCACGATCGGTTTCGCGCCGAACAGCTCGCTGCTCGAACCGATCCGACTGCGCAACCTTCCGGGCGTTGAGGTCCGCCAGGACGGGGACGTGATCCGCGTCGCCCTGCCGGCAGACCAGGTCTTTTACACCGCGTCGGCGCAGATGCAGCCGACCGGCGAGCGGCTCACCGCGACGGTCGCCACGCAGCTGGCCGAGGCTTATCCCGATCACCGGATCGGCATCGAAGGGCACACTGACGGAGCCCCGATCTCCTCGCCCCAGCACCCCAGCAGCCACCACCTGTCGGTCGCCCAAGCGACCGCCGTGTACGACGCGCTGCGGCGGACCGGGATGCCGGCGGCCCAGATGTTCGTGATCGGGCACGGTTCGAACCACCCGCTGGTCTCCAACGCGACCGAAGCGGGTCGCCAGAAGAACCGCCGGCTTGAGATGGTGGTCTACCCCGAGACGGTTCGGCGGCGATAG
- the hisH1 gene encoding Imidazole glycerol phosphate synthase subunit HisH 1 translates to MVCSLSLPVIPKARSLHPKPPAVIVIVDFGLGNLRSVQKALEKVGHEATIARDPSELANAERVILPGVGASADALAAVRERGLETPLKAFIDSGRPFLGICLGLQMLFEWSYEDGEHRGLGVLPGKVVRFEVPRELKVPHMGWNQVQFANRPPIFAGIEEGEHFYFVHSYHVVTEERSIVATETDYGGPFCSSVWRDNLFATQFHPEKSQRAGLRVLKNFAELPLGAGVTG, encoded by the coding sequence ATGGTGTGCAGTCTGTCGCTCCCAGTGATTCCCAAGGCCCGCAGCCTGCATCCGAAGCCTCCTGCCGTGATCGTCATCGTCGACTTCGGACTCGGCAACCTCCGCAGCGTGCAGAAAGCGTTGGAGAAGGTCGGCCACGAGGCGACCATCGCGCGCGATCCGTCCGAGCTGGCGAACGCCGAGCGGGTGATCCTGCCGGGCGTGGGGGCGTCGGCCGACGCACTGGCCGCGGTCCGCGAGCGTGGACTGGAAACGCCGCTCAAGGCGTTCATCGACTCCGGGCGGCCCTTCCTGGGCATCTGCCTCGGCCTCCAGATGCTGTTCGAGTGGAGCTACGAGGACGGCGAGCACCGCGGGCTGGGCGTGCTGCCGGGCAAGGTCGTCCGCTTCGAGGTCCCACGCGAGTTGAAGGTCCCACACATGGGCTGGAACCAGGTCCAGTTCGCCAACCGCCCGCCGATTTTCGCCGGAATCGAAGAGGGCGAGCACTTCTATTTCGTTCACTCATACCACGTGGTGACCGAAGAGCGTTCGATCGTCGCCACCGAGACCGACTACGGCGGACCGTTCTGCTCGAGCGTCTGGCGTGACAACTTGTTCGCCACGCAGTTCCACCCCGAGAAGAGCCAGCGGGCCGGCCTGCGGGTGCTGAAGAACTTCGCCGAGCTGCCTCTTGGCGCCGGCGTGACGGGGTGA
- a CDS encoding TadE-like protein, protein MIRHAKKTTSRRRPHRRGVAATEFAICLPVLLLLLLGTIECCTMIFLKQTLAIAAYEGGHTALMPAATTADARNTCNQILNDRQVRSGSVQFVPANLDSVAEGDYFEVRVSAPTNANQVVPLSFFGSQTLQASAVFMKEI, encoded by the coding sequence GTGATCCGTCACGCCAAGAAAACGACGAGCAGGCGTCGTCCGCACCGCCGCGGCGTCGCCGCGACCGAGTTCGCGATCTGCTTGCCCGTGTTGCTGCTGTTGCTGCTCGGGACGATCGAGTGCTGCACGATGATCTTCCTCAAGCAGACGCTGGCGATCGCGGCCTACGAGGGGGGGCACACGGCGCTGATGCCGGCCGCCACGACGGCCGACGCCAGGAACACCTGCAACCAGATCCTCAACGATCGGCAGGTTCGCTCCGGCAGCGTGCAATTCGTCCCGGCGAACCTCGACAGTGTCGCGGAGGGCGACTACTTCGAAGTCCGCGTCTCGGCTCCAACCAACGCCAACCAGGTTGTCCCGCTCAGCTTCTTCGGCAGCCAGACGCTTCAGGCGTCGGCCGTCTTCATGAAAGAGATCTGA
- a CDS encoding von Willebrand factor type A domain protein: MLVAILLPIFVIMAAFAIDLAWMQLVRTELRTATDSASRAGAKTLSMQQNQAAAERAAIDAASRNLVAGQGLILEPGDVDFGECTQANSNARFIFRENAPITNAVKVEGRRTAGSPGGEVDLFFGSVLGTKAFEPVMNATSTVLDRDICLVIDRSGSMGLDISFPGTGNGQNCGPLSRRTRFYALALAIEAFLGELELTIPEEQISLVSYSTKTTRSCSGGRLRFKTAEEHDKLTVDYNKITESMDEFLLKGIGGGTAIGEGLKQGIKTLNGARPLAMKTIVLMTDGRHNSGVTPERVAPSAASKDITVHTVTFSPNADTGRMKRVAELTGGRHFHADTASDLALVFREIARTLPVLVTE, encoded by the coding sequence GTGCTGGTGGCCATCCTGCTGCCGATCTTCGTCATCATGGCGGCGTTCGCCATCGACCTGGCGTGGATGCAACTGGTGCGCACCGAGCTGCGCACCGCCACGGACTCCGCCTCGCGGGCCGGGGCCAAGACGCTTTCGATGCAACAGAACCAGGCCGCTGCGGAACGCGCGGCGATCGACGCCGCCAGCCGCAACCTGGTGGCGGGCCAGGGCCTTATCCTGGAACCGGGCGACGTTGACTTCGGCGAATGCACCCAAGCGAACTCGAACGCTCGGTTCATCTTTCGTGAGAACGCCCCGATCACCAATGCGGTGAAAGTCGAAGGGCGCCGCACGGCGGGATCGCCCGGTGGCGAGGTCGATCTGTTTTTCGGCTCCGTGCTGGGAACGAAGGCTTTCGAGCCCGTCATGAACGCCACCTCAACGGTGCTGGACCGCGACATCTGCTTGGTGATCGACCGTTCGGGCTCCATGGGACTCGACATCAGCTTCCCGGGCACGGGCAACGGTCAGAACTGCGGACCGCTGAGCCGGAGGACGCGGTTCTACGCCTTGGCGCTCGCGATCGAGGCGTTCTTGGGCGAGTTGGAACTCACGATCCCCGAGGAGCAGATCTCGCTCGTCAGCTACAGCACGAAGACCACGAGGTCCTGCTCGGGTGGACGCCTCCGCTTCAAGACGGCCGAGGAGCACGACAAGCTGACTGTCGACTACAACAAAATCACCGAGTCGATGGATGAGTTCCTCCTCAAAGGGATCGGTGGGGGCACCGCCATCGGAGAAGGTCTCAAGCAAGGGATCAAGACGCTGAACGGCGCACGTCCGCTGGCGATGAAGACCATCGTCCTCATGACCGACGGCCGCCACAACTCGGGCGTGACCCCCGAACGGGTCGCGCCGAGCGCCGCGAGCAAGGACATCACCGTCCACACGGTGACCTTCAGCCCCAACGCCGACACGGGCCGCATGAAACGGGTCGCCGAACTGACCGGGGGCCGCCACTTCCACGCCGACACCGCTTCGGACCTGGCGCTCGTGTTCCGCGAGATCGCTCGCACCCTGCCGGTCCTGGTCACCGAGTGA
- a CDS encoding TadE-like protein: MVEFAIVAPVFFLLVLTMFEFTRLNVLRHTADNAAYEAARAAMVPGSDAASATAKANQLLNVVGARGATVTINPSNITTATDEVTVTVSVPLDQNGWVAPKFTRGDTFTTSSTVRTERVRTH, translated from the coding sequence ATGGTCGAGTTCGCCATCGTCGCGCCGGTATTCTTCTTGCTGGTGCTTACGATGTTTGAGTTCACCCGGCTGAACGTGCTGCGTCACACCGCGGACAACGCCGCGTACGAAGCGGCCCGGGCGGCGATGGTGCCCGGTTCGGACGCCGCCTCCGCAACCGCCAAGGCCAACCAACTGCTGAACGTTGTTGGGGCCCGGGGCGCCACGGTGACGATCAACCCTTCCAACATCACGACGGCAACCGATGAGGTGACGGTCACGGTCTCGGTACCACTCGATCAGAACGGGTGGGTCGCGCCCAAGTTCACCAGGGGTGACACGTTCACCACCAGTTCGACCGTGCGGACCGAACGCGTCCGCACACACTAA